In Anaerolineales bacterium, one DNA window encodes the following:
- a CDS encoding SGNH/GDSL hydrolase family protein — translation MKVRSFFPLIVVLLAACTSTPVTSQPEAESTSAPVEATEVVTMVVESTSEVPSAMPRPTLAPDEWKSLPIVPMVSESMKEVYRRGLEMGNDPNAFAKVGDCQTNTGFYLVDFDHEGWYSLGEDHAHLQDTIDYYQGSFSRTSLAMRDGYNVAAILTPLRADPKQCEKGETPIACEFRMHNPSIAIISLETNFNDRPADDYGRYMRQIIEYTLEQGVVPILATKGDNLEGDHSINAEIAKIAVEYDIPLWNFWAALQPLPNTGFDTELNDGFHLSFSRNFFDQPRNMLRGWPWRNLTALQALDAVRIGLNH, via the coding sequence ATGAAGGTCCGATCTTTTTTTCCATTAATCGTTGTTTTACTGGCCGCCTGCACCAGCACGCCAGTGACATCACAACCTGAAGCGGAATCCACGTCCGCGCCAGTGGAAGCAACTGAAGTTGTAACCATGGTTGTGGAATCGACTTCTGAAGTTCCCAGCGCCATGCCGCGCCCGACCCTCGCACCCGATGAATGGAAATCCCTGCCCATTGTGCCCATGGTCAGCGAATCAATGAAGGAAGTCTACAGACGCGGGTTGGAAATGGGGAATGACCCAAACGCGTTCGCGAAGGTCGGCGACTGTCAGACCAACACAGGCTTTTATCTTGTTGATTTCGACCACGAAGGCTGGTACAGCCTCGGCGAAGACCATGCTCATTTGCAGGATACGATTGATTATTATCAAGGCTCCTTCTCCCGCACCAGTCTTGCCATGCGTGACGGATATAATGTCGCTGCCATCCTCACGCCGTTGCGCGCCGATCCGAAGCAATGTGAAAAGGGTGAGACACCGATTGCGTGTGAATTCCGTATGCACAACCCCAGCATTGCAATCATCAGCCTCGAGACCAACTTCAACGACCGCCCCGCCGATGATTATGGCAGATACATGCGCCAGATTATCGAATATACGCTCGAACAGGGTGTGGTTCCCATCCTCGCCACCAAAGGCGACAACCTCGAAGGCGACCACAGCATCAATGCCGAGATCGCAAAGATCGCTGTGGAATACGATATCCCACTGTGGAATTTCTGGGCCGCGCTTCAACCCCTGCCGAATACTGGCTTCGACACCGAGTTGAATGATGGCTTCCACCTTTCCTTCTCACGCAACTTCTTCGACCAGCCCAGGAACATGCTGAGAGGCTGGCCCTGGCGCAACCTGACCGCCTTGCAGGCATTGGACGCGGTGAGAATTGGGTTGAATCACTAA
- a CDS encoding acyl carrier protein, with amino-acid sequence MTTEIIASLAKFIAEKILKQPGKVIAADEAIISSGLIDSFSLMDLALFIEDTFSVRIEDTELNADTFDTLDQLAALITSRKS; translated from the coding sequence ATGACCACCGAAATCATCGCCTCCCTCGCTAAATTCATAGCCGAAAAGATCCTCAAACAGCCGGGCAAGGTCATCGCCGCGGATGAGGCCATCATTTCCAGCGGACTGATCGACTCGTTCAGCCTGATGGACCTTGCGCTCTTCATCGAAGACACCTTCAGCGTCCGCATCGAAGACACCGAATTGAATGCGGATACGTTCGATACCCTGGATCAACTTGCTGCGTTGATTACATCGCGTAAATCGTAG
- a CDS encoding AMP-binding protein: MTTLPKLLQHSYQDAPDKTSIILQHAGQPDTHLTYRDLIRGANRYALSYAREGIQPGEVVILILQHGEDLIYSFWGAILHGAIPSIMPFLTEKLAPEKYRADLASLISITKPATIVTYPEFESEVRSALVEGDSVRHVILTNQTEAEAEPNFDSLQGFKSSPEDIVVLQHSSGTTGLQKGVALSHRAVLNQLDAYGKAIKLDPDKDVIVSWLPLYHDMGFIACFLLPVLLRIPLVDMSPFDWVRAPYRLHQAVSQYKGTLSWLPNFAYNFCAHKIRERNLEGVDLSSWRAIINCSEPVHVESHDLFFEKFSAYGLKKSVLQTCYAMAENVFAVTQSPLDEIPTVDEIDRETFMTQRLATPPVAGQPSMKMTTSGHPLPNTRIRVVDTDFNELPDRSVGEIAVQSDCMLTEYFNRPDATEAAMKNGWYLTGDYGYIADGELYISGRKKDLIIVGGKNVYPQDLEALASEVPGVHAGRTVAFGMYDEEEGTEEVVIIAESESTVPSEQEAIADAIRKHVTKSSAIALRHVKVVDDKWIIKTSSGKTARSANKEKFLKELGNM, translated from the coding sequence ATGACCACCCTCCCAAAGCTCCTCCAACACTCCTATCAGGACGCCCCTGATAAGACCAGCATCATCCTGCAGCACGCAGGACAACCCGATACGCATCTCACCTATCGCGACCTCATCCGCGGCGCAAATCGCTACGCTCTCAGCTACGCTCGCGAAGGCATCCAACCTGGCGAGGTGGTCATCCTTATTTTGCAGCACGGCGAAGACCTCATCTATTCATTTTGGGGTGCCATCCTGCACGGCGCGATTCCGTCCATCATGCCGTTCCTGACGGAAAAACTCGCACCCGAAAAATACCGCGCCGACCTTGCTTCGCTCATCTCCATCACCAAGCCGGCCACCATTGTCACATATCCTGAATTTGAATCAGAAGTCCGCAGCGCGCTGGTCGAAGGCGATTCGGTTCGTCATGTCATTCTCACAAATCAGACCGAAGCGGAAGCCGAACCCAATTTTGATTCCCTGCAAGGATTCAAATCCTCGCCCGAAGATATCGTCGTGTTGCAGCATTCATCAGGCACAACGGGCTTGCAAAAAGGCGTGGCGCTTTCGCATCGCGCTGTGTTAAATCAACTTGATGCGTATGGCAAGGCCATCAAACTTGATCCGGATAAAGACGTCATCGTTTCGTGGCTGCCGCTCTATCACGACATGGGCTTCATCGCCTGCTTCCTTCTGCCCGTGCTGTTGCGCATCCCGCTCGTGGACATGTCGCCCTTTGACTGGGTGCGCGCGCCCTACCGCCTGCATCAAGCCGTTTCGCAATACAAAGGCACACTCTCCTGGTTGCCGAATTTCGCCTACAACTTTTGTGCCCATAAAATTCGCGAGCGCAATCTCGAAGGAGTGGACCTCTCCTCATGGCGCGCCATCATCAACTGCTCCGAGCCCGTGCATGTCGAAAGCCACGACCTCTTCTTTGAAAAATTCTCGGCATATGGCTTGAAGAAGTCCGTGCTGCAAACGTGCTATGCAATGGCGGAGAACGTCTTTGCTGTCACCCAAAGCCCATTGGATGAAATCCCAACCGTGGATGAGATCGACCGCGAGACCTTCATGACGCAGCGCCTCGCGACTCCGCCTGTAGCGGGTCAGCCCTCCATGAAGATGACCACATCCGGACATCCCCTTCCCAACACCCGCATCCGCGTGGTGGATACAGACTTTAACGAACTGCCTGACCGCTCTGTCGGTGAGATCGCTGTGCAAAGCGACTGCATGTTGACCGAATACTTCAACCGTCCCGACGCGACCGAAGCCGCCATGAAAAACGGCTGGTATCTGACAGGTGATTACGGCTACATCGCAGACGGCGAGCTGTACATTTCCGGGCGCAAGAAAGACTTGATCATCGTTGGCGGCAAGAACGTCTATCCGCAGGATTTGGAAGCGCTCGCCAGCGAAGTGCCCGGCGTGCATGCGGGACGAACCGTTGCATTCGGCATGTACGACGAAGAAGAAGGCACGGAGGAGGTGGTCATCATCGCCGAATCAGAATCAACCGTCCCGTCGGAACAAGAGGCGATCGCGGACGCCATCCGCAAACACGTCACAAAAAGTTCCGCCATCGCCCTGCGCCACGTCAAGGTGGTGGATGACAAGTGGATCATCAAGACCTCCAGCGGCAAGACGGCGCGCTCGGCAAATAAAGAAAAATTTCTGAAGGAACTTGGGAATATGTGA
- a CDS encoding Ig-like domain-containing protein, translated as MKKYLLAVFVLILSMLACGLPTGSVDVPTPNPLAPTSNLPPSAPTPKPLPVIDSTFEESGRNLIFQSSNVKVVFDKYWGGVIREIWLDGENMVNNYDGGRLLGVSFYDGSTTEGSTGHPNDTGWNPTPSDMFDNVNEPLEYSFSDNEFYLKTRYIQWFPLDKGGGRNNPVETDVIVETWAKFLGDPRLIQLTYRFTHEGDDRHLIASQELPFAYVRSPFYRFVSYAGNAPWTNDAVFVDEQSPVAPNRGGTRATEYWGGYVNDQEVGLLLYAPQNYPAFTYNYFDNLPPVENSCFYLLPLASLELSPQLSKEVNVFLYIGNWQDARVQFAALHERYQFADIMDGQGFMDSIPAGATLSGVVDVAGWALDDRGIEKVEVLVDGNVIGTAKYGHSRPDVAQANPTLSKGTNFGYLYSLDTRKFSNGIHTLEVLITDNSGNTSIAAPGVIEVSFNN; from the coding sequence ATGAAAAAATACCTGCTTGCAGTTTTCGTTCTCATCCTGTCCATGCTCGCCTGCGGACTTCCCACTGGATCGGTTGACGTGCCGACGCCCAATCCTTTAGCGCCCACGTCGAATTTACCGCCATCCGCGCCAACTCCCAAACCTCTGCCCGTCATTGATTCAACTTTCGAAGAAAGCGGCAGGAATTTAATATTCCAAAGCAGTAATGTGAAGGTCGTCTTCGATAAATACTGGGGCGGGGTGATACGCGAGATCTGGCTTGATGGCGAAAACATGGTCAACAACTATGATGGCGGACGATTGCTCGGTGTTTCCTTTTACGATGGCAGTACAACAGAGGGGAGCACCGGTCACCCCAATGACACCGGCTGGAACCCAACGCCATCAGATATGTTCGATAATGTCAACGAGCCGTTGGAATATTCATTTTCCGATAATGAGTTCTATCTCAAAACCCGCTACATTCAATGGTTCCCGCTCGACAAGGGCGGCGGGCGGAACAACCCGGTGGAAACCGATGTGATCGTGGAGACATGGGCAAAATTCCTGGGCGACCCGCGCCTCATCCAACTTACATACCGGTTCACACACGAAGGAGATGACCGTCATCTAATTGCCTCGCAGGAACTTCCTTTTGCTTATGTTCGCAGTCCGTTTTACCGCTTTGTCTCGTACGCGGGGAACGCTCCCTGGACAAACGATGCGGTCTTCGTAGATGAACAATCACCGGTCGCCCCAAACCGGGGAGGCACAAGGGCGACCGAATATTGGGGAGGCTACGTCAACGACCAGGAAGTGGGACTGCTTCTGTATGCCCCGCAGAACTACCCCGCCTTTACCTACAATTATTTTGATAACCTGCCTCCCGTCGAAAATTCCTGTTTTTACCTGCTTCCATTGGCAAGCCTGGAACTCAGCCCTCAACTCAGCAAGGAGGTCAATGTCTTCCTATACATCGGCAACTGGCAGGATGCGCGGGTTCAGTTTGCCGCCCTACATGAACGCTATCAATTCGCCGACATCATGGACGGGCAGGGCTTTATGGATTCCATCCCTGCCGGGGCAACTCTTTCAGGAGTGGTGGATGTGGCTGGCTGGGCGCTGGATGATCGTGGCATCGAAAAAGTTGAAGTTCTTGTGGATGGGAATGTCATTGGAACCGCAAAGTATGGTCATTCAAGACCAGATGTGGCACAAGCCAACCCCACCCTTTCAAAAGGAACCAATTTTGGATATCTATATTCGTTGGACACCCGAAAGTTTTCCAACGGTATTCATACGCTGGAAGTATTGATCACAGATAATTCTGGCAACACCAGCATCGCCGCGCCCGGAGTGATTGAAGTAAGTTTCAACAATTAA